In one Gemmatimonadota bacterium genomic region, the following are encoded:
- a CDS encoding multicopper oxidase domain-containing protein, with the protein MLSKSVMCVLALGTGSVSTAAWTARIREVARAPSHMQSVFALAGIVGSVLTARAPTSSAPAPLVQANSNIERAGVLHDGVLAVTLEAKESAFLIDGPHRPPMRIAAFAEPGKAPLMPGPFIRVPRGTQLRFSIRNSLGTPLTFLVPAALRGGPDRTGADDSVVVPAGDTKTVTTNATVPGNYGYRATTARGSSKKALMEGLLAGAIVIDTASKSEPAHDRVFVIMQTLDSAFAAYEDTAHAPIAVAPTEAGRVVFTINGRSWPNTDRIHATVGDSVHWRVINASSEIHPMHLHGFYYRVDAFSGPLADYQGRPQPGQHVVTQLMSPLSAMSITWSPDRPGNWLFHCHFAFHTEPNNSIPADTEDPQMRGMAGLVLGVEVASRPGMVAVREPNATRHLRLIAIADSSVHHAGRSDTLPAMRFMLEEHGRRIDTGRDFSPELDLTRGEPVSIMIVNHLAEPTSVHWHGIEVEDSYVDGVPGFSGDGKRLAPEIAPGDSFEARFTPPRSGTFMYHAHMDDLRQQAAGLEGALIVRDPGAAASPDDHVFFLKGQRFNPAHPLEINGEANPDTVVLHVGRVARFRLLNLSTQTPTPTVSLTAREVGAPSKSGDATIVRWRPVAKDGAALPAIAQALRPARLIISMGETYDFEFVPQHTGLLRLDVNSTPPPGIRAPPGLLIRVPIRVSN; encoded by the coding sequence ATGCTGAGCAAGTCGGTGATGTGCGTTCTGGCGCTGGGCACGGGCTCGGTATCGACCGCAGCCTGGACAGCGCGGATCAGGGAAGTTGCGCGGGCACCATCGCACATGCAATCAGTCTTCGCGCTGGCGGGGATCGTGGGGTCCGTCCTCACTGCTCGCGCACCGACGTCGTCCGCGCCCGCACCGCTCGTTCAGGCGAATTCGAACATCGAGCGCGCCGGCGTGCTGCACGATGGCGTGCTCGCGGTCACGCTCGAGGCGAAAGAGAGCGCTTTTCTCATCGACGGTCCACACCGTCCGCCGATGCGGATCGCGGCCTTCGCCGAACCGGGAAAGGCGCCGCTCATGCCCGGACCGTTCATACGCGTACCGCGTGGTACGCAGCTCCGGTTCTCGATCCGCAACTCGCTTGGAACCCCGCTCACGTTCCTGGTGCCCGCGGCGCTCAGGGGTGGCCCGGACCGGACCGGCGCTGACGACTCCGTCGTCGTTCCCGCTGGCGACACGAAAACGGTTACGACGAATGCCACCGTCCCCGGCAACTACGGGTATCGCGCGACGACCGCGCGCGGTTCGAGCAAAAAGGCACTGATGGAAGGACTTCTCGCCGGCGCGATAGTGATCGACACGGCGTCGAAGAGCGAGCCGGCGCATGACCGTGTGTTCGTGATCATGCAGACGCTCGACTCCGCGTTCGCGGCGTATGAAGACACCGCGCACGCACCGATCGCGGTGGCACCGACGGAAGCTGGGCGCGTGGTATTCACCATCAACGGTCGCTCGTGGCCGAACACGGATCGGATACACGCGACTGTGGGTGATTCGGTGCACTGGCGAGTCATCAACGCGTCCAGCGAGATACATCCGATGCACCTCCACGGGTTCTATTACCGCGTCGATGCATTCTCAGGCCCGCTGGCCGACTACCAGGGCAGGCCGCAGCCAGGACAACACGTCGTTACCCAGTTGATGTCGCCATTATCGGCCATGTCGATCACCTGGTCGCCGGACCGGCCGGGCAACTGGCTCTTCCACTGCCACTTCGCCTTTCACACGGAACCGAACAATTCCATCCCGGCCGACACGGAAGACCCGCAGATGCGGGGAATGGCAGGGCTCGTGCTCGGAGTCGAGGTCGCCTCGCGACCAGGCATGGTTGCCGTCCGCGAGCCCAATGCCACGCGGCATCTACGCCTGATCGCAATCGCTGATTCGTCGGTGCACCACGCTGGCCGCTCGGACACGCTGCCGGCGATGCGGTTCATGCTCGAGGAGCACGGTCGTCGCATCGACACTGGCAGGGACTTCAGTCCGGAACTCGATCTCACGCGTGGCGAGCCGGTCTCGATCATGATCGTGAATCACCTGGCCGAGCCGACGAGCGTGCACTGGCATGGAATTGAAGTCGAGGACAGTTACGTGGATGGTGTGCCGGGATTCAGCGGGGACGGCAAGCGGTTGGCACCTGAAATCGCACCTGGCGATTCATTCGAGGCACGGTTCACACCACCGCGCTCGGGCACGTTCATGTATCACGCACACATGGACGACCTGCGACAACAGGCGGCCGGCCTCGAGGGCGCGCTGATCGTGCGGGATCCTGGCGCGGCTGCATCGCCGGATGATCATGTCTTTTTTCTCAAAGGTCAGCGATTCAATCCCGCACACCCGCTCGAGATCAACGGAGAGGCCAATCCTGACACGGTCGTGCTACACGTCGGTCGCGTAGCGAGATTTCGACTTCTCAACCTCAGCACCCAGACTCCGACACCGACAGTCTCGCTCACCGCGCGCGAGGTTGGTGCGCCGTCGAAGAGTGGAGACGCTACGATCGTGCGCTGGAGGCCGGTTGCCAAGGATGGCGCAGCGCTGCCCGCGATTGCGCAAGCCCTCCGC
- a CDS encoding MarR family transcriptional regulator — translation MTRTLQEEIRQTKPFPSRTAEALLSILRTATVLEHEQNEALRPHGITHTQYNVLRILQGAGKDGLCGREIAERLISKVPDVSRLLDRMDDMELVSRVRDAVDRRHVTARITPKGRRLLTQATPDLELIERKRCRHLDPRAVASLVSTLAEIREPA, via the coding sequence ATGACTCGCACGCTGCAGGAGGAGATCCGTCAGACCAAGCCGTTTCCATCCAGGACGGCCGAGGCTCTTCTGTCCATCCTGCGGACCGCGACCGTGCTCGAGCATGAGCAGAACGAGGCGCTCAGGCCGCACGGGATAACGCACACGCAGTACAACGTTCTTCGCATCCTTCAGGGTGCGGGCAAGGACGGCTTGTGCGGCCGGGAGATAGCCGAGCGGCTGATCTCGAAGGTGCCCGACGTCTCGCGCCTGCTGGACAGGATGGATGACATGGAGCTGGTGAGCCGGGTGCGTGATGCGGTTGACCGGCGGCACGTCACGGCGCGGATCACGCCGAAGGGTCGTCGTCTGCTCACGCAGGCGACTCCCGACCTCGAATTGATCGAGCGCAAGCGGTGCAGGCATCTGGACCCGCGCGCGGTGGCGTCGCTGGTCAGCACGCTCGCGGAGATAAGAGAGCCGGCCTGA
- a CDS encoding protein kinase — translation MDMTFPDSLAQSALNPPPDLAGAAPFSDSYELIREIGRGGMAIVYLMRERATGIERAVKVIHTKHLDDEEALARFDREARLVAQLQHPNIVATHSVRWIEAVGFGLVMDHVPGRTLKQMLRDGPKIAFDQATCILSDIAAALSFAHERGIVHRDVKPENIFIDESSGRALLADFGIARSVSNDTQQLTLAGVAIGTPTYMAPEQIDGSLVDGRSDLYSLGLVGWEMLTGRRPWDGETLYNVIYHQKHDQLAAIDALRPETPVRMVAAIERLLEKSPADRWQSAAQFRDALISDAPIPRRREFVAPAPDETIAMTISPAHQVRSRIRRVAPFAAIGAALVSATLLFAWPVSNWVPLISGGSSGATHAAPKHAAAAPVPHSPVGNYGRYDSVGAGIVPAAGAAQSASDPSATNVDSSAIAATAAHDSSTLKSTQALAAPKGAATVPESAAQANVPTTMPLPAAPAPLLVVASGRSTIAAGGAHTCLIALAGATYCWGANSSGQLGTGTSQGAAPTPTAVTGSTHFSSISAGLSHTCALARGTVYCWGNNDHGQLGDGTHASHDTPMRAALARSLTSVVSGAGFSCGLASDGTAYCWGAGNRGQIGDGAASERVTPEKVATNVSFAMLAAGWNHVCGLTEAGRAYCWGANDSGQLGDGTIGDHSSPTPVRSDVRFTALSAGSAHTCGTTASGAAYCWGDNQYGQLGDGTHGTHFTPTEVSGSAHFIALSAGSVHTCALTRSGDAWCWGRNTYGQLGDGSTVTRTIPVPVSGGHAFTTVNSFGSHTCGTTETGDLFCWGYNLDGQLGDGTREHRLRPTYIEKPA, via the coding sequence ATGGACATGACGTTCCCGGATAGCCTGGCGCAGTCCGCGCTGAATCCACCGCCGGATCTTGCTGGTGCCGCTCCGTTCAGCGATTCGTACGAGCTGATTCGTGAGATCGGTCGCGGCGGCATGGCGATCGTCTATCTGATGCGCGAGCGTGCAACGGGGATCGAGCGCGCCGTCAAGGTGATTCACACCAAACACCTCGACGATGAGGAGGCGCTCGCGCGCTTCGATCGCGAGGCGCGCCTGGTTGCGCAGCTGCAGCATCCGAACATCGTTGCGACGCACTCCGTACGATGGATCGAAGCTGTGGGCTTCGGACTGGTGATGGATCACGTCCCGGGCCGCACGCTCAAACAGATGTTGCGCGACGGGCCCAAGATCGCATTCGATCAGGCCACGTGCATACTCAGCGACATCGCCGCTGCACTGAGCTTCGCGCACGAGCGGGGCATCGTGCACCGCGACGTCAAGCCTGAGAACATCTTCATCGACGAATCATCCGGCCGCGCGCTGCTCGCCGATTTCGGCATCGCGCGCTCGGTCAGCAACGACACGCAGCAACTGACGCTCGCCGGCGTCGCGATCGGAACGCCGACCTACATGGCGCCGGAGCAGATCGACGGATCGCTCGTCGATGGTCGCAGCGATCTCTACAGTCTCGGACTCGTCGGCTGGGAAATGCTGACCGGGCGGAGGCCGTGGGATGGCGAGACGTTGTACAACGTCATCTATCATCAGAAGCACGACCAGCTTGCGGCAATCGACGCACTGCGACCGGAAACGCCGGTGCGAATGGTGGCAGCGATCGAGCGACTGCTCGAGAAGTCTCCGGCCGACCGGTGGCAGTCCGCCGCGCAGTTCCGGGACGCGCTCATATCCGATGCACCGATCCCGCGCAGGCGTGAATTCGTAGCGCCCGCGCCGGATGAGACCATCGCCATGACGATCTCACCTGCGCACCAGGTTCGGAGCAGGATTCGTCGCGTCGCACCATTCGCGGCGATCGGCGCGGCGCTCGTGAGCGCGACGTTGCTGTTTGCGTGGCCCGTCTCGAACTGGGTGCCGCTCATCAGCGGCGGAAGCAGCGGTGCAACGCACGCCGCACCGAAGCATGCTGCCGCCGCTCCCGTACCTCATTCACCAGTTGGTAACTACGGCAGATACGACTCGGTCGGCGCTGGAATCGTACCTGCGGCCGGCGCAGCGCAATCGGCGAGCGATCCATCTGCAACCAACGTCGATTCAAGCGCAATCGCAGCCACGGCTGCGCACGACTCGAGCACGCTCAAGTCGACTCAAGCGCTTGCCGCGCCAAAGGGCGCAGCGACAGTACCGGAATCCGCAGCACAGGCGAACGTACCGACGACGATGCCGCTCCCCGCAGCGCCGGCGCCACTGCTCGTAGTGGCGAGTGGCCGCTCGACGATCGCGGCTGGTGGTGCACACACCTGTCTCATTGCGCTGGCAGGCGCTACCTATTGCTGGGGCGCCAACAGCAGCGGTCAGCTCGGCACGGGCACGTCGCAGGGTGCAGCGCCAACGCCGACGGCGGTTACCGGCAGCACGCACTTCTCCAGCATCTCCGCCGGTCTGTCGCATACGTGCGCGCTTGCACGCGGCACGGTCTACTGCTGGGGTAACAACGACCACGGACAGCTCGGCGACGGCACCCACGCGTCGCACGACACACCGATGCGTGCCGCACTGGCACGGTCGCTGACATCGGTCGTGAGTGGAGCGGGATTCAGCTGCGGTCTGGCAAGCGATGGCACCGCGTATTGCTGGGGCGCGGGAAACCGCGGTCAGATCGGAGATGGAGCCGCGAGCGAGCGAGTAACGCCCGAGAAGGTTGCCACGAACGTTTCGTTCGCGATGCTCGCGGCTGGATGGAACCACGTGTGCGGGTTGACCGAGGCCGGACGCGCGTACTGCTGGGGCGCGAACGACTCCGGACAGCTGGGTGACGGCACGATTGGCGATCACTCCAGTCCGACGCCGGTGCGAAGCGACGTTCGGTTCACGGCTCTGAGCGCGGGAAGCGCACACACGTGCGGCACCACGGCCAGCGGAGCCGCGTATTGCTGGGGCGACAATCAGTACGGCCAGTTGGGCGACGGCACGCATGGTACGCACTTCACTCCGACCGAAGTGAGCGGCAGCGCGCACTTCATTGCGTTGTCGGCGGGAAGCGTGCACACCTGCGCGTTGACGCGGAGTGGCGATGCATGGTGCTGGGGCCGCAACACGTACGGCCAGCTTGGCGACGGCTCCACGGTCACTCGCACGATACCAGTACCGGTTTCCGGTGGTCACGCATTCACGACAGTGAATTCGTTTGGATCACACACGTGCGGTACGACGGAGACCGGTGATCTCTTCTGCTGGGGTTACAACCTTGATGGACAGTTGGGCGACGGAACACGCGAGCATCGTCTCCGCCCGACGTACATCGAGAAACCAGCCTGA
- a CDS encoding DoxX family protein, which yields MTTPFIDVATASIGLLIVRVVFGLLMAAHGSQKLFGWFGGHGLAGTAGFFDSLGFRPGRFFATLASATEVTSGILLALGFLGPVGPALIISVMIVAAVSMHLKNGVFAANGGIEVPLLYGVVAAGLLLTGPGQYSLDAALGLGYLATPTLAWAALVVGVVGGIMNLFARRPVAA from the coding sequence ATGACAACACCATTCATCGATGTCGCGACAGCCAGCATTGGATTACTGATCGTGCGGGTCGTGTTCGGGCTGCTGATGGCGGCGCACGGCAGCCAGAAGCTGTTCGGCTGGTTCGGCGGGCATGGACTCGCCGGAACGGCGGGTTTCTTCGATTCACTCGGCTTTCGCCCGGGCCGGTTCTTCGCGACGCTTGCTTCGGCGACTGAAGTCACCAGCGGAATTCTGCTCGCGCTCGGGTTTCTCGGACCGGTCGGTCCGGCGCTCATTATCTCGGTAATGATCGTCGCCGCGGTGAGCATGCATCTCAAGAACGGCGTGTTCGCGGCGAACGGCGGCATCGAAGTGCCGTTGCTCTATGGCGTGGTCGCAGCCGGCTTGTTGCTGACCGGGCCGGGTCAGTACTCGCTCGATGCGGCGCTGGGACTCGGATATCTCGCGACGCCGACGCTGGCGTGGGCGGCGCTCGTGGTGGGCGTTGTCGGCGGGATCATGAATCTGTTCGCGCGCCGGCCCGTGGCGGCGTGA
- a CDS encoding transferrin receptor-like dimerization domain-containing protein produces the protein MRLISLPLVVSLAAIAAVPATPTTIAPSGDILGFTPASSRAEQEWETKFRALPSPARMRADMKRLTAYPHHVGSPYDKNNAEWLLKQFQDAGWDAHIEQFDVLFPTPKERKLEMISPTRFVAKLAEPPVPGDPTSSQTSQQLPPYNAYSIDGDVTGPLVYVNYGLPSDYDELARRGISVKGAIVIARYGRSWRGVKPKIAGEHGAVGCIIYSDPADDGYTQDDTFPVGPARAPYSVQRGSVMEMTLYQGDPLTPGVGATKDAKRLALKDVKVFTKIPVLPIGYADAKPLLSAITGDVAPRDWRGALPITYKIGPGRARVHLVVKSNWDIKPVYDVIGRLTGSTQPDQLVIRANHHDAWVNGADDPVAGLVAELEEMRALGALKKQGWNPKRTIIYAAWDGEEPAVLGSAEWAETHAADLSEHAVAYLNSDNSGRGYLSVSGSHILEKFINGVARDVIDPETGATLERRMRAAEVMRAPAARRDATRKRADLPIGALGSGSDYTTFLQHLGIPSMDLGFYGEGGRGSYHSAYDDFYWYTHFSDTSFVYGRALAQTTGMAVMRLADADVIPYDYTDLAETVQGYVGELKRLASGMAADAVEHNREVRDSTFILTTDPRNPMVAPTVEPDVPKLDFSALDSATAALTRAAAAYNTTFTHALDAATTSENFAALNTQLIKSEHMLTSDAGLPGRPWFKHLLYAPGVNTGYGVKTIPGVREAIEAKNWTLATSEMARVSAALNAEAALVTKATAELRR, from the coding sequence ATGCGACTCATTTCCCTTCCCCTCGTCGTCTCACTCGCCGCGATCGCAGCCGTTCCTGCGACACCGACCACAATCGCGCCGTCCGGCGACATACTGGGCTTCACGCCAGCGTCGTCGCGCGCCGAGCAGGAATGGGAGACGAAGTTCCGCGCACTGCCAAGTCCGGCGCGAATGCGAGCCGACATGAAGCGCCTGACCGCATATCCGCATCACGTCGGCTCGCCGTATGATAAGAACAACGCCGAGTGGCTGCTGAAACAGTTCCAGGATGCCGGATGGGATGCACACATCGAACAGTTCGACGTGCTCTTTCCGACCCCGAAGGAACGCAAACTGGAGATGATCTCGCCGACACGTTTCGTCGCGAAGCTCGCGGAGCCACCGGTGCCCGGCGATCCAACTTCATCCCAGACGTCGCAACAACTTCCGCCCTACAACGCCTACTCGATCGATGGTGACGTCACGGGTCCGCTAGTGTACGTCAACTACGGGCTCCCGTCGGACTACGATGAGCTCGCGCGACGCGGAATCTCCGTGAAAGGTGCAATAGTCATCGCGCGCTACGGCAGATCATGGCGCGGAGTCAAACCCAAGATCGCCGGTGAGCATGGCGCCGTTGGCTGCATCATCTATTCGGATCCCGCGGATGATGGATACACTCAGGACGATACCTTCCCGGTCGGACCGGCTCGCGCTCCCTACAGCGTCCAACGCGGCAGCGTGATGGAGATGACTCTCTACCAGGGAGATCCGTTGACTCCGGGAGTCGGGGCGACCAAAGATGCAAAGCGTCTGGCGCTCAAGGATGTAAAGGTATTTACCAAAATCCCCGTACTTCCCATCGGGTACGCCGACGCCAAACCGCTGCTCTCTGCAATCACCGGCGACGTTGCACCGCGCGACTGGCGTGGTGCGCTGCCAATCACGTACAAGATCGGGCCCGGCCGCGCGCGCGTTCATCTCGTGGTGAAGTCCAACTGGGACATCAAGCCGGTTTACGATGTCATCGGACGACTCACGGGCAGCACGCAACCAGATCAGCTGGTGATCCGTGCCAATCACCACGATGCATGGGTCAACGGCGCGGACGATCCGGTCGCAGGTCTCGTCGCAGAGCTCGAAGAGATGCGCGCACTCGGCGCTCTCAAGAAACAGGGATGGAATCCAAAGCGCACCATCATCTACGCCGCCTGGGACGGTGAGGAGCCCGCAGTACTCGGCTCGGCCGAATGGGCGGAGACGCATGCGGCAGATCTGAGCGAGCATGCAGTTGCATATCTCAACAGCGACAACAGCGGCCGCGGATATCTGAGCGTCAGTGGGTCGCACATACTCGAGAAGTTCATCAATGGTGTAGCGCGCGACGTGATTGATCCCGAAACCGGCGCGACACTCGAGCGCAGGATGCGTGCGGCAGAAGTGATGCGCGCCCCTGCTGCGCGGCGCGACGCCACCCGCAAGCGCGCAGATCTTCCCATCGGCGCGCTCGGCTCCGGCTCCGATTATACGACGTTCCTGCAGCATCTCGGCATTCCATCGATGGACCTGGGCTTTTACGGCGAGGGCGGGCGCGGCTCGTATCACTCCGCGTACGATGACTTCTACTGGTACACGCACTTCTCCGATACCAGTTTCGTGTACGGACGCGCGCTTGCGCAGACCACCGGGATGGCGGTGATGCGGCTGGCCGACGCGGATGTGATTCCGTACGACTATACGGACCTCGCGGAAACCGTGCAGGGTTACGTAGGCGAGCTGAAGCGGCTGGCGAGCGGCATGGCCGCCGACGCGGTGGAGCACAACCGGGAAGTGCGCGACAGCACTTTCATTCTCACGACAGATCCGCGCAATCCAATGGTCGCGCCGACCGTCGAACCCGACGTTCCAAAGCTCGACTTCTCGGCACTCGACAGCGCCACCGCGGCACTGACGCGCGCAGCAGCCGCATACAACACGACGTTCACGCACGCACTCGACGCGGCAACCACGTCGGAGAACTTCGCCGCGCTCAACACTCAGTTGATAAAGAGCGAGCACATGCTGACGTCCGATGCCGGACTACCCGGCCGACCATGGTTCAAGCACCTGCTCTACGCACCCGGAGTGAACACGGGTTACGGAGTGAAGACCATCCCAGGCGTCCGCGAAGCAATCGAAGCGAAGAACTGGACGCTCGCAACCAGCGAAATGGCGCGCGTGTCAGCCGCATTGAACGCCGAAGCCGCGCTGGTGACCAAGGCCACCGCCGAATTGCGTCGATAA
- a CDS encoding DPP IV N-terminal domain-containing protein codes for MHIRSAHFPTISRTGYRTQLGVALAAAAIAAAPAIHAQQRTLTTADYDRAVKMLAPNLNPLVNGGSVRATWLPGDRFYYQNTTPTGAEWVIVDPARKTSTPLFKAPEVAQALTKAGAGTIDPRNIPAQRAELSADGKHVVLDIGRRRWSCDVGGGTCNAVNDTTPRPGPFGPPPGMSPDGKKVAFIRDWNLWVRDVATGQEKQLTTDGTENFGYATDNAGWVHSDRPIVLWSPDSKKIATQQQDDRHVGDMYLIDTRVGHSHLEHWKGAYPGDSVISMISRVVIDVDNAKVIRLQDAPAYHRAMLGDNINMADLIWSPDGSQLAYVNTSRDHKHETVKLADANTGAVHTLFEESSPTQFESIAGWRIIWPAHQIIWSSERDNWAQLYLYDLNTGKLINKITTGEGPVTQIAHVDEKGRSLIVGALGRNPSEDPYFKHYYRVGLDGKGWKELTPESGDHTIQVSSDGRYFVDTYSKPDVPPTVVLRDATGRVVMQLGHMDISKLVASGWKPPIPFTVTAHDGKTKLYGLMFRPTNFDSTRKYPIINNPYPGPQSGSVGSRSFSPARGDRQALAELGFVVITVDGMGTPDRSKSFHDAYYGAMGRDNTLPDQVAAMKELASRYSWIDIDRAGIYGHSGGGFATADAMFRYPDFFKVGISESGNHDQRNYEDDWGERYQGLLVKNADGTDNYTQEANESVAKNLKGHLLLAHGSMDDNVPPSNTMLVVDALIKANKDFDEIIIPNVHHGYGAASDYMMRRRWDYFVRYLMGAEPPKEYEIATPAAGAARRR; via the coding sequence ATGCACATCAGAAGCGCCCACTTCCCCACCATCTCCCGCACCGGCTACCGCACTCAGCTCGGCGTCGCCCTCGCGGCGGCCGCCATCGCTGCCGCGCCGGCAATCCACGCGCAGCAGCGCACGCTCACCACGGCGGACTACGACCGCGCCGTGAAGATGCTCGCGCCCAATCTCAATCCGCTCGTGAACGGCGGCTCGGTGCGCGCCACCTGGTTGCCGGGCGATCGGTTCTACTATCAGAACACCACTCCGACGGGCGCCGAATGGGTGATCGTCGACCCCGCAAGGAAGACCAGCACTCCGCTCTTCAAGGCTCCGGAAGTTGCACAGGCGCTGACGAAGGCTGGCGCTGGCACGATCGATCCGCGCAACATACCAGCGCAACGCGCCGAGCTGTCTGCGGATGGAAAGCATGTCGTGCTCGACATCGGGCGGCGACGCTGGAGCTGCGACGTGGGAGGCGGCACCTGCAACGCTGTGAACGACACCACGCCGCGCCCCGGTCCATTCGGGCCACCGCCGGGAATGTCTCCAGACGGAAAGAAGGTCGCGTTCATCCGCGACTGGAATCTCTGGGTCCGCGACGTCGCGACGGGACAGGAAAAGCAGCTGACTACCGATGGCACCGAGAATTTCGGCTACGCCACCGACAACGCAGGCTGGGTGCACAGCGATCGCCCGATCGTGCTCTGGTCGCCCGACTCGAAGAAGATCGCAACACAGCAGCAGGACGACCGTCACGTCGGCGACATGTATCTCATCGATACGCGCGTCGGTCACTCGCATCTGGAGCACTGGAAGGGTGCGTATCCGGGCGACAGCGTGATCTCGATGATCTCGCGCGTGGTAATCGACGTGGACAACGCGAAAGTGATTCGTCTCCAGGATGCGCCGGCCTATCACCGCGCCATGCTCGGCGACAACATAAACATGGCCGATCTCATCTGGAGTCCCGATGGATCGCAGCTCGCGTACGTGAACACGTCGCGCGACCACAAGCATGAAACGGTGAAGCTCGCCGACGCGAACACCGGCGCGGTCCACACACTGTTCGAGGAAAGCTCGCCGACCCAGTTCGAGTCGATCGCCGGATGGCGCATCATCTGGCCGGCGCACCAGATCATATGGTCGTCCGAGCGCGACAACTGGGCACAGTTGTATCTGTACGATCTCAATACGGGCAAGCTCATAAACAAGATCACGACCGGCGAAGGTCCCGTGACGCAGATCGCGCACGTCGACGAGAAGGGCCGCTCGCTCATCGTCGGTGCGCTGGGTCGCAATCCATCCGAAGATCCCTACTTCAAGCACTACTATCGCGTGGGGCTGGACGGAAAGGGATGGAAGGAGCTGACGCCTGAAAGTGGCGACCACACGATCCAGGTGTCGTCAGACGGGCGCTACTTCGTCGATACGTACTCGAAGCCCGACGTTCCGCCAACCGTAGTGCTGCGTGATGCCACGGGCCGCGTCGTGATGCAGCTCGGACACATGGACATCTCGAAGCTCGTCGCGAGCGGATGGAAGCCGCCGATTCCGTTCACGGTAACGGCGCACGACGGCAAGACCAAACTGTACGGTCTGATGTTCCGTCCCACCAACTTCGATTCGACCAGGAAATATCCCATCATCAACAACCCGTATCCGGGACCGCAGTCAGGCAGCGTGGGATCGCGCAGCTTCTCGCCCGCGCGCGGCGACCGTCAGGCGCTCGCGGAGCTTGGCTTCGTCGTGATCACTGTCGATGGAATGGGAACGCCGGACAGATCGAAGAGCTTCCACGACGCGTACTACGGCGCAATGGGGCGTGACAACACGCTTCCCGATCAGGTCGCGGCGATGAAGGAGCTTGCGTCACGTTATTCGTGGATCGACATCGATCGTGCGGGGATCTACGGACACTCGGGTGGCGGCTTCGCCACCGCCGACGCGATGTTCCGCTATCCGGATTTCTTCAAGGTCGGGATCTCCGAGTCGGGCAATCACGATCAGCGTAATTACGAAGACGATTGGGGTGAGCGTTATCAGGGGCTGTTGGTGAAGAACGCCGACGGCACCGACAACTACACCCAGGAAGCGAACGAGAGTGTCGCGAAGAACCTCAAGGGACATCTGCTGCTCGCGCACGGATCGATGGACGACAACGTTCCACCGTCCAACACCATGCTCGTAGTGGATGCGCTCATCAAGGCGAACAAGGACTTCGACGAGATAATCATCCCGAACGTGCATCACGGTTACGGTGCGGCGTCGGATTACATGATGCGCCGTCGCTGGGATTACTTCGTGCGCTATCTGATGGGCGCGGAGCCGCCGAAGGAATACGAGATAGCCACGCCGGCGGCGGGCGCGGCGCGCAGGAGGTAG
- a CDS encoding FHA domain-containing protein, with translation MDIALVIVALLLFVVGPVVVVNRDLLFNRSATKRRQYTEPPLPFLIIPTSPDSSDIQPAGTVPWRARAPMRPSVEETAEVDEEPFERSFDRHADYSEVADNTASGRRQTPSVDLPVEPIRVAPLADVRGGIEEADDMDEPSPDATVVFHRPMDEAVQILPGRLHVLSGEAAGKDFRLVSRIGEAPHIVVGRETGPPYRHITLEAPTVSRRHARIDFVDGHWTITNLSKTNPVLVNNRALLNGGTARKLSNGDCIELGEVALRFLAS, from the coding sequence ATGGACATCGCACTGGTAATAGTAGCTCTCCTGCTCTTCGTCGTCGGACCGGTGGTCGTGGTGAACCGCGACCTTCTATTCAACCGCTCCGCCACGAAGCGCAGGCAGTATACCGAGCCGCCGCTCCCATTTTTGATAATTCCGACCTCGCCGGACTCGTCCGACATCCAGCCTGCTGGTACCGTTCCGTGGCGAGCCCGTGCCCCGATGCGTCCCTCCGTCGAAGAAACGGCTGAAGTGGACGAAGAGCCTTTCGAACGATCGTTCGACAGGCACGCGGATTACTCGGAGGTGGCCGATAACACGGCCAGCGGACGGCGCCAGACGCCTTCGGTCGACCTTCCCGTAGAGCCGATTCGCGTCGCGCCGCTGGCCGACGTTCGGGGTGGCATCGAAGAAGCCGATGACATGGACGAGCCGTCGCCCGACGCCACTGTCGTCTTTCACCGGCCGATGGACGAGGCTGTGCAGATCCTGCCCGGCCGGCTCCACGTCCTGTCCGGCGAGGCGGCCGGAAAGGATTTTCGGCTGGTGAGCAGGATCGGTGAGGCGCCACACATCGTGGTAGGACGCGAGACGGGTCCGCCGTACCGGCACATCACGCTCGAGGCACCCACGGTCAGCCGTCGCCATGCGCGCATCGATTTCGTGGATGGGCACTGGACCATCACGAACCTGTCCAAGACCAATCCTGTGCTCGTGAACAATCGTGCCCTCCTCAACGGTGGCACCGCGCGGAAACTATCCAACGGTGACTGCATCGAGCTGGGTGAAGTGGCGCTGCGCTTCCTCGCGAGCTGA